The stretch of DNA TCGGATAGATCATCGAGGAAATCACGTCGACGTTTGAAGAAATCTTGGAGAAATTCTGTCCGATACCGGGCGCTTCCTCAAGTGTGGCTGCATAACCAAAGATATCGACCGATGTCTGGACATCATAATTTGCCAATTCCCCTTTGGCATATGCAACAAAATCCGTCACCGCGTTCACCCGCTTTTGTACGTCATCCGTATTCTCATCTTTATAATCCCCGAGATCGTATTGGAGTTCATCATCTTTCGTTTCAAAGCCTTCCGGGAAGCGCACATAGTCAAACTGGATCTCCTGGAACCCCATCATGGCTGCTTCCTTCGCCAATTCTACATTGTATTCCCATACTTCATGCTGGAACGGGCTTACGAAAGCTTCTCCCCGCCCATTTTTCCAGACACTGCCGTCCTGATTGGTAAAGGAAAGTTCCGGTTTTTTCTCGGCTAATAATGTATCTTTGAATACAACGATTCGTGCAATCGGATAAATTTTATGCTTTTCCAATTCCTTCAGCATCTTTTGCGGATCATCGATATAGTTTTTGGCTATATCATAATATGGCGATTTTTCATCCGGTGTATATGTAATGTTTCCATGATCGTCCTTTATATCGATGACCATGGTGTTGAGATCCGTATCGTCCACCAGCTTCACCAAGCTATCGAACTTTGCCCCTCCTGCACTGGGTCCGGTTACGTAAATTCCTCTGACTGCGTCAGGGTAATCAAAGGACAGATCCGATGAATATGTAAATCGTTTCATGACTTGCGGCACCTCATATGTCTGGACTGTGGAGGCTCGTGCGGTCAGCTGCTTTCCTTCCAGCTGTTCCCCTTCATTTGCAGCGAGTGCGGACGTCGGCAGCAAAGCGGCAGCAGAAAAAGCGGCAGTCAGCATCGTCTTCTTGAATTTTCCCATTCTATCAATCTCCTATTTGGTATTAGCTTCATTATAAGGGAGATATTTGGCAGATGAAACCGGTTAAAGACGAAATAACCAATTTATTGTCGGATCATTCCCCTTCTTCTTTATTTAACCTGATCCTGACACCAGCAAACCGAAAAGAACCGCAAGCCATAAGCTTGCGGTTCTGAATCACTTCATAATTGGATTTTGCTGTTCTTTCTTATACGCTTCGAATTCCTTTGATGTGCAGAGCACCCAATGTTTCGGGCTGATTTCACGGAATTCCGGCTCTTCGCTCGTATCATGCTGGCTTGGATCATAGACGATACGTTTGCGGTTGCGCTCATATATCGGATCCGGAAGCGGTATGGCAGAGAGAAGGGAACGCGTATACGGATGCACTGGATTTTTGTACAGTTCATCGGCATCGGCCAATTCGACCAGCTTACCGAAATACATAACGCCAATCCGGTCACTGATGTATTTTACCATGGAAAGGTCATGAGCAATGAACAGGTAAGTAAGTCCTTTTTCCTTCTGAAGCTGCTTCATCAAGTTGACTACCTGTGCCTGGATGGATACATCCAGTGCGGAAATCGGTTCATCGGCAATGATGAATTCGGGATCTACAGCAAGGGCCCGAGCGATTCCGAGACGCTGACGCTGACCGCCGGAGAATTCATGCGGGTAGCGGTTGGCATGCTCTTTGTTCAAGCCGACTGTTTCCAGCAGTTCATATACTTTCGCTCTCCGTTCTTCTGCATTCTTCGCCAAGCCGTGGATATCGATTCCTTCAGCAATGATATCCATGACGGTCATACGTGGGTTCAGGGAAGAATACGGATCCTGGAAGATCATCTGCATTTGGCGGTTGAATTTCTTCAATTCCGCTTTATTCTTCTTCCCTTGCACGTTTTCACCTTTGAAAAGAACTTCGCCATCTGTGGAGTTGTACAGACGGATGATGGAACGGCCAGTTGTGGATTTGCCGCAGCCTGACTCGCCGACAAGTCCGAATGTTTCCCCTTTATAAATATCAAACGTCAATCCATCCACTGCTTTGACGACGTTATTTCGTCCAAGTTTGAAATGCTGCTTCAGATTCTTGATTTCAACTAATTTTTCCTGACTCATTATCGCG from Terribacillus sp. FSL K6-0262 encodes:
- a CDS encoding putative glycoside hydrolase, producing MGKFKKTMLTAAFSAAALLPTSALAANEGEQLEGKQLTARASTVQTYEVPQVMKRFTYSSDLSFDYPDAVRGIYVTGPSAGGAKFDSLVKLVDDTDLNTMVIDIKDDHGNITYTPDEKSPYYDIAKNYIDDPQKMLKELEKHKIYPIARIVVFKDTLLAEKKPELSFTNQDGSVWKNGRGEAFVSPFQHEVWEYNVELAKEAAMMGFQEIQFDYVRFPEGFETKDDELQYDLGDYKDENTDDVQKRVNAVTDFVAYAKGELANYDVQTSVDIFGYAATLEEAPGIGQNFSKISSNVDVISSMIYPSHWTSYFGLDVPNDHPYELTAEYAKVENEVLGKLENKPKSRPWIQDFEAPWVSSKQYGKQEVEEQIQALNENGIDEFLIWNAANSYTEDVDYTP
- a CDS encoding ATP-binding cassette domain-containing protein, with translation MSQEKLVEIKNLKQHFKLGRNNVVKAVDGLTFDIYKGETFGLVGESGCGKSTTGRSIIRLYNSTDGEVLFKGENVQGKKNKAELKKFNRQMQMIFQDPYSSLNPRMTVMDIIAEGIDIHGLAKNAEERRAKVYELLETVGLNKEHANRYPHEFSGGQRQRLGIARALAVDPEFIIADEPISALDVSIQAQVVNLMKQLQKEKGLTYLFIAHDLSMVKYISDRIGVMYFGKLVELADADELYKNPVHPYTRSLLSAIPLPDPIYERNRKRIVYDPSQHDTSEEPEFREISPKHWVLCTSKEFEAYKKEQQNPIMK